From Staphylothermus hellenicus DSM 12710, a single genomic window includes:
- a CDS encoding 50S ribosomal protein L5, with protein sequence MSTIIEHVPDADKIIEKWNSNPMYKPRLAKVTVNISVGAATERLSKAIQVLEELTGQKPVPRRAKRTIKDFGIRKGENIAAKVTLRGEKAVAFLKRVLEAVNYRIKASSFDDNGNVSFGIKEHIMIPGVKYDPEIGVFGMDVAIIIERPGYRVLRRRRCRKKHIPRRHRVSREEAMLYLHKEFGVEII encoded by the coding sequence ATGTCTACGATTATAGAACATGTCCCTGATGCTGATAAAATAATTGAGAAATGGAATTCTAATCCAATGTATAAACCGCGTCTAGCTAAGGTAACAGTAAACATATCGGTTGGAGCAGCTACTGAAAGATTAAGCAAGGCTATACAAGTTTTAGAGGAATTAACAGGGCAGAAACCTGTTCCTAGAAGAGCTAAACGCACAATTAAAGACTTCGGTATTAGGAAAGGAGAAAACATTGCTGCAAAGGTTACTCTACGTGGAGAAAAAGCTGTGGCTTTTCTGAAACGAGTACTTGAAGCCGTTAATTATAGAATAAAAGCTTCTAGCTTTGATGATAACGGCAATGTTAGTTTTGGCATTAAAGAACACATAATGATACCAGGAGTAAAGTATGATCCTGAAATAGGAGTGTTCGGTATGGATGTAGCTATTATAATTGAGCGACCAGGGTATAGGGTGTTAAGGAGAAGAAGGTGTAGAAAAAAACATATACCTCGTAGACACCGTGTTTCCCGAGAGGAAGCAATGCTTTATCTACACAAGGAATTTGGTGTTGAGATTATTTAG
- a CDS encoding 30S ribosomal protein S17, translating to MSLAKPRNIGIPGIEPPKESCNDPKCPWHGHVKVRGQILRGVVVKAKMHRTVVVRHDYYYYVKKYRRYEKRHTHIHAHNPPCINAKEGDEVLIGETRPLSKTVHFVVLGIIKRAGEK from the coding sequence ATGAGTTTGGCTAAGCCAAGAAATATTGGCATACCGGGAATAGAGCCTCCCAAGGAGAGCTGTAATGATCCCAAATGTCCATGGCATGGACACGTAAAAGTACGTGGACAAATTCTCAGAGGAGTAGTTGTTAAAGCAAAAATGCATAGAACAGTAGTTGTTAGACATGATTATTACTATTATGTTAAGAAATATAGGAGATATGAGAAAAGACATACACATATTCATGCACATAATCCACCATGTATTAATGCTAAGGAGGGAGACGAAGTATTAATTGGTGAAACAAGGCCTTTATCAAAAACTGTTCACTTCGTTGTCTTGGGAATAATTAAGAGAGCTGGTGAGAAGTAA
- a CDS encoding 30S ribosomal protein S14, translating to MGKYRPPKIHKFGKGSRKCMRCGTRDAVIQVYGLYLCRQCFREIAPSLGFKKYS from the coding sequence ATGGGTAAGTATAGGCCTCCAAAAATCCATAAGTTCGGTAAAGGTTCACGTAAATGTATGAGATGTGGAACAAGAGATGCAGTGATCCAAGTATATGGTTTATATCTATGTAGGCAGTGCTTCAGAGAAATAGCTCCATCTCTTGGATTCAAAAAATATAGTTAG
- a CDS encoding 50S ribosomal protein L22, translating to MPTWHYSYKVRDESRIAKAVQFDIPVSIKDMREAVAAIRGRKVSEAKKLLENVIALREPIPFRRYKGKLSHKRGLSAKWKWPIGRYPVKAAKYLLRLLEHVEANADNKGLDKDKLVIVHIAAHKGMTLKRWMPRAFGRATPKFRRTSHVEIVVEEVD from the coding sequence ATGCCTACATGGCATTATTCATATAAGGTCAGGGATGAATCAAGAATTGCGAAGGCTGTTCAATTCGATATTCCAGTGTCGATCAAGGATATGCGTGAAGCCGTAGCTGCTATCAGGGGTAGGAAGGTTAGCGAAGCTAAAAAGCTGTTAGAAAATGTGATTGCATTAAGAGAGCCTATTCCGTTCAGGAGATATAAGGGGAAACTAAGCCATAAGAGAGGATTGTCTGCTAAGTGGAAATGGCCTATTGGTAGATATCCTGTAAAAGCTGCCAAGTATTTATTGAGGCTTCTAGAACATGTTGAAGCAAATGCTGATAATAAGGGTTTAGACAAGGATAAACTAGTAATCGTTCATATAGCTGCACATAAAGGTATGACACTTAAAAGATGGATGCCGAGAGCATTTGGAAGAGCCACGCCTAAGTTTAGGAGAACAAGCCATGTTGAAATAGTTGTTGAGGAGGTTGATTAG
- a CDS encoding ribonuclease P protein component 1: MRHTRRNIFYHELIGLRIKIIEYPDKSLIGLTGLVVDETQKTLLIETSLGRRVRVLKANGVFQFMLPNKEKVIIRGVQILGRPEDRLKNIVR; encoded by the coding sequence TTGCGGCATACTCGTAGAAACATATTTTACCATGAATTAATTGGTTTGAGAATAAAAATAATAGAATACCCTGATAAATCCCTTATTGGCTTAACCGGTTTAGTCGTAGATGAGACTCAAAAAACACTCTTAATAGAGACAAGTTTGGGTAGGAGAGTAAGAGTTTTAAAAGCCAATGGGGTATTCCAGTTTATGCTTCCAAATAAAGAGAAAGTAATAATTAGGGGAGTTCAGATTTTAGGTAGACCAGAGGATAGATTAAAGAATATTGTGAGGTAG
- a CDS encoding 30S ribosomal protein S8: protein MVMLDTLANALATIQNAEMRVKSEALIWPASKLIVNVLRVMQREGYIGEFEYIDDGRWGKIKVQLLGRINKTGVIKPRFPVKLRDLERMPHWLRKYLPAYNIGILILSTPHGVLSHKEAIAKKTGGVLLAYVY from the coding sequence ATGGTAATGCTTGATACATTAGCGAATGCTTTGGCAACAATACAAAATGCGGAAATGAGGGTCAAATCTGAAGCTCTGATCTGGCCAGCTTCAAAACTCATAGTTAATGTTTTACGTGTGATGCAAAGAGAAGGGTATATTGGAGAATTTGAATACATTGATGATGGTCGTTGGGGCAAGATAAAGGTTCAGTTATTAGGTAGAATAAACAAAACAGGCGTTATTAAGCCGAGGTTTCCCGTTAAACTTAGAGATTTAGAGAGGATGCCTCACTGGCTACGCAAGTATCTTCCAGCATATAATATTGGAATACTAATATTATCAACGCCTCACGGAGTATTATCTCATAAAGAAGCTATTGCTAAGAAGACTGGAGGAGTACTACTGGCATATGTATACTAA
- a CDS encoding 30S ribosomal protein S4e — MARMGGKKHLKALAAPRFWPILRKEYKWAVKPSPGPHPTERCFPLLIVVRDILGYAKTAREARKLISEGHFKVDGRIRKNYKYPVGLMDVIEIVDTGQTYRVIPVPVKVLGLIEIDKEEAKYKLSRIENKTTVKGGHIQLNLHDGRNVLIKVGDPKNPVEDIYKTLGTLQITIPEQQILNYIPLEEGMLVIISGGRNVGRVGKVVSIHKGIRRHRSIVTIEDKHGNKFQTSLTYVFPIGKEEPLIKLPEGAW, encoded by the coding sequence ATGGCTAGAATGGGTGGTAAAAAACATTTAAAAGCACTGGCCGCCCCAAGGTTTTGGCCTATACTGAGAAAAGAGTATAAATGGGCTGTAAAGCCCTCACCAGGCCCGCATCCTACTGAACGATGTTTCCCTCTACTTATAGTTGTCCGTGATATACTAGGATATGCTAAAACAGCTAGAGAAGCTAGAAAACTAATTAGTGAAGGACACTTTAAAGTTGATGGAAGAATTAGAAAGAACTATAAATATCCTGTAGGATTAATGGATGTAATCGAGATTGTTGATACTGGTCAAACATATAGAGTTATCCCTGTGCCTGTGAAAGTTCTAGGCTTGATCGAGATAGATAAGGAGGAAGCTAAATATAAGCTTTCAAGAATAGAGAATAAAACAACTGTTAAGGGAGGACATATACAGTTAAACCTTCATGATGGCAGGAATGTATTGATTAAAGTAGGTGATCCTAAGAATCCTGTTGAAGACATATATAAGACTTTGGGAACACTGCAAATAACAATACCTGAACAACAAATACTAAACTATATACCATTAGAGGAGGGAATGCTTGTTATAATTAGTGGTGGTAGAAATGTTGGTAGAGTTGGAAAAGTAGTATCTATACATAAGGGTATTCGTAGACATAGAAGTATTGTAACAATTGAGGATAAGCATGGAAACAAGTTCCAAACAAGTCTTACTTATGTATTTCCGATAGGTAAAGAAGAACCATTGATAAAGTTACCAGAGGGTGCTTGGTAA
- a CDS encoding 50S ribosomal protein L14, whose amino-acid sequence MPKKGKGKPAFSRRRIATGLQVGSYVKVADNSGAKLVKIIGVPGYKGRLRRIPPAGIGDLVVVTVKKGTPEMRKQVVKAVIVRQRRPFRRPDGTWVAFEDNAVAIVTPEGTPKGSEIRGPIAKEVAERWPQLANIATIVV is encoded by the coding sequence ATGCCTAAGAAAGGAAAAGGTAAACCGGCTTTCTCTAGGAGACGAATAGCTACAGGTTTACAAGTAGGCTCATATGTTAAAGTTGCTGATAATAGTGGTGCAAAACTGGTTAAGATAATCGGTGTTCCCGGATATAAAGGAAGACTTAGAAGGATACCTCCAGCAGGCATAGGGGACTTAGTAGTTGTCACCGTTAAAAAGGGAACACCTGAAATGAGAAAACAAGTTGTTAAAGCCGTTATTGTGAGGCAGAGGAGACCATTTAGGAGACCAGATGGTACATGGGTTGCCTTTGAAGACAACGCGGTTGCAATAGTTACTCCTGAAGGAACACCTAAGGGTAGTGAAATACGTGGACCCATAGCTAAAGAAGTAGCTGAGAGATGGCCTCAACTAGCAAATATTGCAACAATAGTTGTTTAA
- the rpmC gene encoding 50S ribosomal protein L29, which translates to MYMKPDEIRKMTREERLRRLNELRLELIKLRMQARVGTLTNTARIRNIKRDIARILTIMREEELGISRE; encoded by the coding sequence ATATATATGAAGCCGGATGAAATTAGAAAAATGACAAGGGAAGAAAGACTTAGAAGATTAAACGAGCTACGCCTAGAACTAATAAAGCTTAGAATGCAGGCGAGAGTAGGAACATTAACCAATACTGCTCGTATAAGAAATATTAAGAGAGATATAGCGAGAATACTTACAATAATGCGTGAGGAAGAACTAGGTATTTCTAGAGAATAA
- a CDS encoding 30S ribosomal protein S3 codes for MSRPRVKSYFIDYSLKKVMLDEFLANYFKDAGYAGMELYKTPTGYRVIIYAEYPGRVIGRGGSIIRKLMTIMQTHFGLENVNITVSPVPDPDLNARVVAFRIVRALEKEIPYRRVAMAMLRRIMEAGAVGAEIIISGKLRSERARYQKLKAGRIYKAGDMVDYVVDRAVGKALLKRGVYGVEVVIVRPHLKPPDYVEIKSVKPEELADLIPVEKEEETNESTSSE; via the coding sequence ATGAGTAGGCCACGCGTTAAATCATACTTTATAGATTATAGTTTAAAGAAAGTAATGCTGGACGAGTTTCTAGCTAATTACTTCAAAGATGCAGGCTATGCGGGTATGGAGCTATATAAGACACCTACAGGTTACCGTGTTATAATATATGCTGAGTACCCTGGTAGAGTTATTGGTAGAGGAGGAAGTATAATACGCAAACTAATGACGATTATGCAGACCCATTTTGGATTAGAGAATGTTAATATAACAGTATCTCCTGTCCCAGATCCTGATCTAAATGCTAGAGTAGTTGCTTTTAGAATAGTAAGAGCTCTAGAAAAAGAAATACCATATAGAAGGGTAGCCATGGCTATGCTTAGAAGAATAATGGAGGCTGGAGCAGTAGGTGCAGAGATCATAATTAGCGGTAAGCTTAGAAGTGAACGTGCCAGGTACCAGAAGCTGAAAGCAGGTAGAATATACAAGGCTGGAGACATGGTTGATTATGTTGTTGATAGAGCTGTAGGCAAAGCACTGCTTAAACGCGGAGTCTACGGAGTAGAGGTAGTAATTGTTAGGCCTCATTTGAAACCCCCCGACTATGTTGAGATAAAATCTGTTAAACCCGAAGAGCTAGCTGACCTAATACCTGTTGAGAAAGAAGAAGAAACAAATGAATCGACAAGTTCGGAATAA
- the rplX gene encoding 50S ribosomal protein L24 → MAITYSSKPSKQRKALFNMPLHLRHKLFNAPLSRELREKYGVKKLPVRKGDVVRIMRGDWKGHEGKVVRLDLRRVRLYIEGVQRKKADQTPVYYPIHPSKVMIIKLDLSDKWRRKIIERRKGLIESEIVEEKETSKSSEGGEETKEEIEGEK, encoded by the coding sequence ATGGCGATCACGTATTCATCAAAACCTTCTAAACAGAGAAAAGCATTATTTAACATGCCACTCCACCTAAGACATAAACTATTCAATGCTCCGCTAAGCAGGGAACTACGAGAAAAATATGGTGTTAAAAAACTGCCTGTCCGTAAAGGCGATGTAGTAAGAATTATGCGTGGAGACTGGAAAGGACATGAAGGAAAAGTTGTCAGATTAGATCTAAGGCGTGTAAGACTATATATTGAGGGGGTTCAACGTAAAAAAGCTGATCAAACCCCAGTATATTACCCTATACATCCAAGCAAGGTAATGATTATAAAGCTTGATCTAAGCGATAAATGGCGTAGAAAAATAATTGAGAGAAGAAAGGGTTTAATAGAGAGCGAAATCGTTGAAGAAAAAGAAACAAGTAAATCTAGTGAGGGCGGTGAGGAAACAAAAGAGGAGATTGAGGGTGAGAAATAA
- a CDS encoding 30S ribosomal protein S19, giving the protein MAIEIEIPPEWKKFRYRGKTLEELLNMPMDEFIELLPARQRRSLKRGLTMAQVKLLAKIRKVRQKKLTGKKAIIKTHVRDMIILPEMVGLTIAVYNGKEFIPVRIVPEMIGHYLGEFSPTTKRVQHGEPGLKATRSSMFISLK; this is encoded by the coding sequence TTGGCGATAGAAATAGAAATACCGCCGGAATGGAAAAAGTTTAGGTATAGAGGTAAGACTTTAGAAGAATTATTGAATATGCCGATGGATGAGTTCATAGAATTACTTCCTGCTAGGCAGAGACGTAGTTTAAAACGTGGATTAACAATGGCTCAGGTAAAGCTATTAGCTAAGATTAGAAAAGTAAGGCAGAAGAAGCTTACAGGTAAAAAAGCAATTATTAAAACACATGTTCGCGACATGATCATTCTCCCCGAAATGGTTGGTTTAACCATAGCTGTTTATAATGGTAAAGAATTCATACCTGTTAGAATAGTTCCAGAAATGATTGGTCATTATCTAGGAGAATTTAGTCCTACAACGAAGAGGGTGCAGCATGGAGAACCAGGTCTAAAAGCTACCCGTAGCAGTATGTTTATATCATTAAAGTAA